One genomic window of Actinoplanes lobatus includes the following:
- a CDS encoding helix-turn-helix transcriptional regulator, producing the protein MSDNELGRFLRERREATTPAEVGLPAGSRRRTPGLRRSEVATLAGVSVDYLTRLEQGRDQHPSPEVLNALATALRFSRADRENLRWLGKAASGVMCPAGHMPGTEVRPTVRALLGRLEPGPAVVLNRLGDVLAATSGYEALFRPVGLFDGRRHNILRFVMVDPRARSVYPDWGRVAEGHIAQLKSEVRRGDPHAVELAGDLTVLVGAEFTERMAAPGGFPERSGVELLAHPEVGLLRLAFEVLDLPDADEQRLIVHLPADETTRVALDRLSGRRPGALRAV; encoded by the coding sequence GTGAGCGACAACGAACTGGGGCGATTCCTGCGGGAGCGGCGAGAGGCGACCACGCCGGCGGAGGTGGGGCTTCCGGCCGGGTCACGCCGGCGGACGCCGGGGTTGCGCCGTAGCGAGGTGGCCACGCTGGCCGGCGTCAGTGTGGACTATCTGACGCGGCTCGAGCAGGGCCGTGACCAGCATCCATCGCCGGAGGTGCTCAACGCGCTCGCCACCGCGCTGCGGTTCAGCCGGGCTGACCGGGAAAATCTGCGCTGGCTGGGCAAGGCCGCGTCCGGGGTGATGTGCCCGGCCGGGCACATGCCGGGCACCGAGGTGCGGCCGACCGTTCGTGCGCTGCTCGGCAGACTGGAGCCAGGTCCGGCCGTGGTGCTCAACCGGCTCGGTGACGTGCTGGCCGCCACCAGCGGATACGAGGCGTTGTTCCGGCCGGTCGGGCTCTTCGACGGTCGCCGGCACAACATTCTTCGGTTCGTCATGGTGGATCCGCGGGCTCGTAGTGTGTACCCCGACTGGGGCCGGGTGGCCGAAGGCCACATCGCCCAGCTCAAGAGTGAGGTGCGCCGCGGAGATCCACACGCGGTGGAGCTGGCCGGCGATCTCACGGTGCTGGTCGGGGCCGAGTTCACCGAGCGGATGGCGGCGCCGGGTGGCTTCCCGGAGCGGTCCGGTGTGGAGTTGCTGGCACATCCCGAGGTGGGCCTGTTGCGGCTCGCGTTCGAGGTGCTGGACCTGCCGGATGCCGATGAGCAGCGGCTGATCGTCCATCTCCCGGCCGACGAGACCACGAGGGTGGCGCTGGACCGGCTGTCCGGCCGCCGACCAGGTGCCCTGCGCGCCGTATGA
- a CDS encoding saccharopine dehydrogenase family protein, whose protein sequence is MGNGMNAGVAVFGAYGHTGRFVVAELRERGHEPLLIGRDLDRLRAMGQGEARQATVDDPASLDLALTGAAAVINCAGPFAETAGPLVEAALRAGIPYVDVAAEIEANADTFTLFAERAREAGVPVVPAMAFYGGLGDLLVTAATGEWNTADEVHIAYGLSGWHPTAGTLASGTVSGQRRGGRRVRFTGGELRYHDDALPSLEWTFPGPLGTQPVIGEFTMADVVTVPSHLDVPEVRTYMTAVAAADLAAATSAPVAVDDRGRSAQTFVVDVVVRSGGEERRMSAAGRDIYAITAPLAVEAVARLLTGRSKAVGVVSAGAAFDARDFLDALADHLTIQVPAERCGR, encoded by the coding sequence ATGGGAAACGGGATGAACGCGGGTGTGGCGGTTTTCGGGGCGTACGGGCACACCGGGCGGTTCGTGGTGGCGGAGCTGCGGGAGCGGGGACACGAGCCGCTGCTCATCGGCCGTGACCTGGACCGGCTGCGGGCCATGGGGCAGGGCGAGGCGCGGCAGGCGACCGTCGATGATCCGGCCTCGCTGGACCTGGCGCTGACCGGTGCGGCCGCCGTGATCAATTGCGCCGGGCCGTTCGCGGAGACCGCCGGGCCGCTGGTCGAGGCGGCTCTGCGGGCCGGTATCCCGTATGTCGACGTGGCCGCGGAGATCGAGGCGAACGCCGACACGTTCACCCTCTTCGCCGAACGGGCACGGGAGGCGGGCGTCCCGGTGGTTCCGGCCATGGCGTTCTACGGTGGCCTGGGCGACCTGCTGGTCACTGCCGCGACAGGGGAGTGGAACACCGCCGATGAGGTGCACATCGCGTACGGGCTGAGCGGCTGGCACCCCACGGCCGGGACGCTGGCCTCGGGCACCGTCTCGGGGCAGCGCCGGGGCGGTCGCCGGGTCCGGTTCACCGGAGGCGAGCTGCGGTACCACGACGACGCCCTGCCGAGCCTGGAGTGGACCTTCCCCGGGCCGCTGGGCACACAGCCGGTGATCGGCGAGTTCACCATGGCCGATGTGGTCACCGTGCCCAGCCACCTCGACGTCCCGGAGGTGCGCACCTACATGACCGCGGTCGCGGCCGCCGACCTGGCCGCCGCCACGTCGGCACCGGTCGCCGTGGACGATCGTGGCCGGTCGGCGCAGACGTTCGTGGTCGACGTGGTCGTCCGTTCCGGTGGCGAGGAGCGCCGGATGTCGGCAGCGGGCCGGGACATCTACGCGATCACCGCACCGCTCGCGGTGGAGGCCGTCGCCCGTCTGCTCACCGGCCGGTCGAAGGCGGTCGGCGTGGTGTCGGCAGGCGCGGCCTTCGACGCCCGGGACTTCCTGGACGCCCTGGCGGACCACCTGACCATCCAGGTCCCCGCCGAAAGGTGCGGCCGCTGA
- a CDS encoding DUF418 domain-containing protein yields MTSAQTSPAAIAPSSGDRRIAALDVLRGFALCGILLANVKPIAHTGDPLGPADGSSSTLLHMLVDQRFFPIFSLLFGVGFALLMEKARARTAYPRSILLRRMAVLLAIGLVHLTVLWRGDVLTAYALVGLVVLMPSTWLPRRVVAVASGVLIVVSVTLLGGWYSLIPGLLLLGSALTRYGVTARIEGYGRGPAILGALFVAGAVPAAVVQWQAAASDPDGRVFRIAYPVAGLLTAGAYVCAVLLLLRTPLRRALTTVFTPLGRMALTNYLSATLLVLAVSRLAGGSDRWDTGTVVLITVSVLTLQWIWSVLWLRRFRQGPAEWLWRRLTWGGLHTRSSTA; encoded by the coding sequence ATGACTTCGGCTCAAACCTCGCCGGCCGCCATCGCCCCGTCATCAGGGGACCGACGGATCGCCGCCCTGGACGTGCTCCGCGGATTCGCCCTCTGCGGCATCCTCCTCGCCAACGTGAAACCGATCGCACACACCGGGGACCCGCTCGGCCCGGCGGACGGATCGTCGTCGACCCTGCTGCACATGCTGGTCGACCAGCGGTTCTTCCCCATCTTCTCGCTCCTGTTCGGAGTCGGGTTCGCGCTGCTCATGGAGAAGGCGCGAGCGCGTACGGCGTACCCCAGATCGATTCTTCTCCGCCGGATGGCGGTGCTTCTGGCGATCGGCCTCGTGCACCTGACGGTGTTGTGGCGCGGCGATGTGCTGACCGCCTACGCCCTGGTGGGCCTGGTGGTCCTGATGCCGTCGACGTGGCTGCCCCGGCGGGTGGTCGCGGTGGCGAGCGGCGTCCTGATCGTCGTGTCGGTGACGCTGCTCGGTGGCTGGTATTCGCTGATCCCCGGACTCCTGCTGCTCGGATCGGCCCTCACCCGCTACGGCGTGACGGCGAGAATCGAGGGGTACGGACGTGGTCCCGCCATCCTGGGTGCCCTCTTCGTGGCCGGCGCCGTCCCCGCCGCCGTGGTGCAGTGGCAGGCCGCCGCATCGGACCCGGACGGCCGGGTGTTCCGTATCGCCTACCCGGTGGCCGGGCTGCTGACCGCCGGCGCCTATGTGTGCGCCGTGCTGCTGCTGTTGCGGACACCGCTGCGGCGCGCGCTCACGACGGTGTTCACCCCGCTCGGCCGGATGGCGTTGACCAACTACCTGTCCGCCACGCTGCTGGTCCTGGCGGTGTCGAGGCTCGCCGGCGGGTCGGATCGCTGGGACACCGGGACGGTCGTCCTCATCACGGTGAGCGTCCTGACCCTCCAGTGGATCTGGTCGGTGCTGTGGCTGCGCCGCTTCCGCCAGGGGCCGGCCGAGTGGCTGTGGCGCCGGTTGACCTGGGGCGGGCTCCACACCCGGTCGTCGACCGCGTAG
- a CDS encoding PadR family transcriptional regulator, with product MQQEVVLAMLAKEPSHGYELRARLRDALGPLGEAMNAGQVYVTLTRLERAGLLTAERSADGADRADRKVYALTPDGQQRVAAWIAETTWPKPDLAEFHLKLIAAAAAGLADPLTIVDTQRRELLRRLRDAQRAAMAEPEHSAAALLLEGVVLRLQADLRWLEACERTWTHHRGGTWTDPASGTWAGRRSGS from the coding sequence ATGCAACAGGAAGTGGTTCTGGCGATGCTCGCCAAGGAGCCCTCCCACGGTTACGAGCTGCGCGCCCGGCTGCGCGACGCGCTCGGGCCGCTCGGCGAGGCGATGAACGCCGGTCAGGTCTATGTCACGCTCACCCGCCTCGAAAGGGCCGGCCTGCTCACCGCGGAGCGGTCCGCCGACGGCGCCGACCGGGCGGATCGCAAGGTGTACGCGCTGACCCCCGACGGCCAGCAGCGGGTCGCCGCGTGGATCGCCGAGACGACTTGGCCCAAGCCCGACCTGGCCGAGTTCCACCTGAAGCTGATCGCGGCGGCAGCCGCCGGGCTGGCCGACCCGCTGACCATCGTCGACACCCAGCGCCGTGAGCTGCTGCGCCGGCTGCGCGACGCCCAGCGGGCCGCGATGGCCGAGCCGGAGCACTCGGCCGCGGCACTGCTGCTCGAGGGCGTCGTCCTCCGGTTGCAGGCGGACCTGCGCTGGCTGGAGGCGTGCGAACGGACCTGGACCCACCACAGAGGCGGGACCTGGACCGACCCGGCAAGCGGGACCTGGGCCGGTCGAAGGAGCGGATCGTGA
- a CDS encoding GNAT family N-acetyltransferase has translation MQLRALDPHGPEAGPWFTAFHAGSVAGRDRPTVAGADSTLTSLRTTESNAHLERLAYGAWDGDECLGGIVVNLPRVANSHTVEVELAVAPRHRRRGAGAALFETAVALAGERGRRIVSTEVNVPLTDTLTEHAGGRFALARGFESKLTERRYLIGLPVPDVPAELPEGYRPYTWTGPVSPATAADFAAMRTLMEQDVPIGDRDHEPATFAAAEVLHGDERLAAAGWGIVTTLLRAPDGTPAGYTRIFVNSDGRHAQQDDTFVLRAHRGRRLGTALKAANLAELTARFPGVGHLHSWTADENAAMIATNQRFGFRPVETMHVMEAPVRPSPPARR, from the coding sequence ATGCAGTTGCGTGCGCTCGACCCGCATGGTCCCGAAGCCGGCCCGTGGTTCACGGCGTTTCACGCCGGCAGCGTCGCCGGCCGCGACCGTCCGACCGTGGCCGGCGCCGACTCCACGCTGACCTCGCTGCGCACCACCGAGAGCAACGCCCACCTCGAACGCCTGGCCTACGGGGCCTGGGACGGCGACGAGTGCCTCGGCGGGATCGTCGTGAACCTGCCCCGGGTGGCGAATTCGCACACCGTCGAGGTGGAACTCGCCGTGGCGCCGCGGCATCGGCGGCGCGGCGCCGGCGCCGCCCTGTTCGAGACGGCGGTCGCGCTGGCCGGCGAGCGGGGACGCCGGATCGTCTCCACCGAGGTCAACGTGCCGCTGACGGACACCCTCACGGAGCATGCCGGTGGCCGGTTCGCGCTGGCACGCGGCTTCGAGAGCAAACTGACCGAGCGCCGCTACCTGATCGGCCTGCCGGTTCCGGACGTGCCGGCCGAGCTGCCGGAGGGGTACCGGCCGTACACCTGGACCGGCCCGGTGTCACCCGCGACGGCGGCCGACTTCGCGGCGATGCGAACGCTGATGGAGCAGGACGTGCCGATCGGCGACCGCGACCACGAGCCGGCCACGTTCGCCGCGGCCGAGGTGCTGCACGGCGACGAGCGGCTGGCCGCCGCCGGCTGGGGCATCGTCACCACGCTGCTGCGCGCCCCGGATGGCACACCAGCGGGGTACACGCGGATCTTCGTCAACTCCGACGGCCGCCACGCGCAGCAGGACGACACGTTCGTGCTGCGTGCGCACCGCGGCCGTCGCCTCGGCACGGCCCTGAAGGCGGCGAACCTGGCCGAACTGACGGCACGCTTCCCCGGTGTGGGCCATCTGCACTCCTGGACCGCCGACGAGAACGCCGCCATGATCGCCACGAACCAGCGATTCGGGTTCCGGCCGGTGGAGACCATGCACGTCATGGAGGCGCCGGTGCGGCCTTCGCCGCCTGCTCGGCGGTGA
- a CDS encoding DUF397 domain-containing protein, with translation MARVRTDPRPLRTHRLRGCPGSSRRPGTDAAHSCPRLRLGHRIDCRREVAFVGQAIAVRDSKNPDGTPLTCTSAEWDAFVGGAKDDEFDQA, from the coding sequence ATGGCGCGAGTCCGAACTGATCCGCGACCTCTACGCACGCACCGACTACGCGGGTGCCCTGGGTCGTCTCGTCGGCCTGGTACCGATGCTGCACACAGCTGCCCACGGCTCCGGCTCGGCCACCGCATTGACTGCCGCCGTGAGGTCGCGTTCGTTGGGCAGGCGATCGCGGTCCGCGACTCGAAGAACCCGGACGGCACGCCGCTGACTTGCACGTCTGCGGAGTGGGATGCCTTCGTGGGCGGTGCGAAGGACGACGAGTTCGACCAGGCCTGA
- a CDS encoding GNAT family N-acetyltransferase yields the protein MPEAFRMTLQNGWRADPASREAVAWRQGAAAAAGFTHAVERLQFEWTPACGVPEADDRLIFVAEPDDDKMVEVFRRIGDGSLDDETRKKRARLSPGEAARHEMQFYLDAPGERGWWRVVYQPDGLLAGLAIPSATAYNANVGYLGVVPEMRGRGYARIILDAITRSHVNRGAEQITATTDVGNFPMATAFRKSGYRNVETRLLLSAP from the coding sequence TTGCCGGAGGCGTTCCGGATGACTCTGCAAAACGGCTGGCGGGCCGATCCCGCCAGCCGGGAAGCGGTGGCGTGGCGTCAGGGCGCCGCCGCGGCAGCCGGCTTCACCCACGCGGTGGAGCGGCTGCAGTTCGAGTGGACACCGGCCTGCGGTGTGCCGGAAGCAGACGACCGGCTCATCTTCGTGGCGGAGCCGGACGACGACAAGATGGTTGAGGTCTTTCGCCGCATCGGTGACGGCAGTCTCGACGACGAGACCCGCAAGAAGCGGGCACGGTTGAGCCCGGGAGAGGCGGCCCGGCACGAGATGCAGTTCTATCTCGACGCACCGGGCGAACGCGGCTGGTGGCGAGTGGTGTATCAGCCGGACGGCCTGCTGGCCGGCCTGGCGATTCCGTCCGCAACGGCGTACAACGCGAATGTGGGATACCTCGGCGTGGTCCCCGAGATGCGGGGACGGGGGTACGCGCGGATCATCCTCGACGCGATCACGCGGAGCCACGTGAACCGGGGCGCTGAACAGATCACCGCGACCACAGACGTGGGCAACTTTCCGATGGCCACCGCTTTCCGGAAATCGGGTTACCGTAACGTCGAAACCCGACTGCTGCTGTCAGCGCCATAG
- a CDS encoding helix-turn-helix domain-containing protein — protein sequence MDSVAVAATDGMLHFELALAYEVFGSPPDAIPGPWYDVTVCGTHPVRAGRFLVEPDHGLEHLATAHTVIVPALADVEADPPANLVDAVRAAHEAGARVVSLCTGVFVLAAAGLLDGLRATTHWAHTTHLATRYPEIEVDPDVLYVDNGRVLTSAGKAAAMDLCLHLVRRDHGSAVANIVARRLVVPPHRAGGQAQFVSTPVPAQDGHPLTELLVWVMERLDQPLTVEDLARRANLSSRHLARHFHAITGTTPLQWLHTQRIRRAQELLESTDDSIESIATAAGMGTATTLRRHFHRTIGVPPDVYRRTFRTSP from the coding sequence ATGGACTCTGTCGCTGTCGCCGCCACCGACGGCATGCTGCATTTCGAGCTGGCGCTGGCGTACGAGGTCTTCGGCTCCCCACCGGACGCCATCCCCGGCCCCTGGTACGACGTCACCGTCTGCGGCACCCACCCGGTGCGTGCCGGCCGCTTCCTGGTCGAACCCGACCACGGCCTGGAGCACCTGGCCACCGCCCACACGGTGATCGTCCCGGCGCTGGCCGACGTGGAGGCGGACCCGCCCGCCAACCTGGTCGACGCGGTCCGGGCAGCACACGAGGCCGGCGCCCGGGTCGTCTCGCTGTGCACCGGCGTCTTCGTCCTCGCCGCCGCCGGACTGCTCGACGGCCTGCGCGCCACCACCCACTGGGCACACACCACCCACCTGGCGACCCGCTACCCGGAGATCGAGGTGGACCCCGACGTTCTGTATGTCGACAACGGTCGGGTCCTCACCTCCGCGGGCAAGGCCGCCGCCATGGACCTGTGTCTGCACCTGGTCCGGCGCGATCACGGCTCAGCGGTGGCCAACATCGTGGCCCGCCGCCTCGTCGTGCCACCGCACCGGGCCGGAGGTCAGGCCCAGTTCGTGTCCACCCCGGTGCCCGCACAGGACGGCCACCCCCTCACCGAGTTGCTGGTCTGGGTGATGGAACGGCTGGACCAGCCGCTGACCGTCGAGGACCTGGCCCGCCGGGCGAACCTGAGCTCCCGCCACCTGGCCCGCCACTTCCACGCGATCACCGGCACCACCCCGTTGCAGTGGCTGCACACCCAGCGCATCCGCCGCGCCCAGGAGCTCCTGGAGTCCACCGACGACAGCATCGAGTCGATAGCGACCGCGGCCGGCATGGGAACGGCCACCACACTGCGCCGCCACTTCCACCGTACGATCGGCGTCCCGCCGGACGTCTACCGCCGCACCTTCCGCACCAGCCCCTGA
- a CDS encoding UbiA prenyltransferase family protein has protein sequence MVRLSERSAVVLLAVSRPWFWPVSWVPAYLGTVLAGKAWMPVDPPRAAVALLILGPLVWGAVLAQNDLYDLDSDRANPRKADAPLVTGVVTAGRLRWWYRGFAVAALGFALVVGPLFVLGVAAVLGLGWAYSVPPLRLKTRPGWDVAVNTLVVGAVAPAAGWAITREPWAFPWQFALIGVLFAAAFYVPTTVTDLAADATAGYTTFATRFGARTAYRIGVVLWILAMAVALICARLDLVVPRSTLVPQLIVAPMLVAGYAALTRRPTIPRLAALSVLFAVPTAGFALAYVG, from the coding sequence ATGGTTCGCCTGTCGGAACGATCCGCTGTCGTCCTGCTCGCCGTTTCCCGGCCGTGGTTCTGGCCGGTCTCCTGGGTGCCCGCCTATCTCGGCACCGTCCTGGCCGGAAAGGCGTGGATGCCCGTTGACCCGCCACGCGCGGCGGTGGCGTTGCTGATCCTCGGGCCGCTGGTGTGGGGTGCGGTCCTGGCCCAGAACGACCTGTACGACCTGGACAGTGACCGGGCCAACCCGCGCAAGGCGGACGCGCCGCTGGTCACCGGCGTGGTCACCGCCGGGCGGTTGCGCTGGTGGTACCGGGGCTTCGCGGTGGCGGCGCTGGGGTTCGCGCTGGTCGTCGGGCCGCTGTTCGTGCTCGGTGTGGCGGCGGTGCTCGGGCTGGGGTGGGCGTACAGCGTGCCGCCGCTGCGGCTGAAGACCCGGCCCGGCTGGGATGTGGCGGTCAACACGCTCGTCGTGGGTGCCGTGGCGCCGGCCGCCGGCTGGGCGATCACCCGGGAGCCGTGGGCGTTCCCGTGGCAGTTCGCGCTGATCGGGGTGCTGTTCGCGGCCGCCTTCTACGTACCGACCACGGTCACCGATCTGGCCGCCGACGCCACGGCCGGCTACACGACGTTCGCGACTCGTTTCGGGGCGCGTACGGCGTACCGGATCGGGGTGGTTCTCTGGATTCTCGCCATGGCCGTGGCGCTGATCTGCGCGCGTCTCGACCTGGTCGTGCCCCGGTCGACCCTGGTGCCGCAACTGATCGTCGCGCCGATGCTGGTGGCGGGTTATGCGGCGCTTACCCGGCGGCCGACGATTCCCCGCCTCGCGGCGTTGTCGGTGCTGTTCGCGGTGCCGACCGCCGGGTTCGCCCTCGCCTATGTCGGCTGA
- a CDS encoding serine/threonine-protein kinase, whose amino-acid sequence MARYVLNDRYELRSMLGSGGMAVVWQATDRWLGRMVAVKVLHERVLADPTVAGRFEREARMVAGLAHPNIVALHDVGVDSGVPYLVMELVPGRSLAALLSTGPLDIAGAVGIAAQVCAALEAASEAGIVHRDIKPANILITGDGRAKVCDFGIARVAGATRSELTGSAQMLGTSTYMAPEQVAGGAVDVRTDLYGLGCVLYAMLTGNPPFTGDSPIRIAWDHVERVPRPASTHRPVPHELDLLLQAMLAKYPADRPSDPAAVRAALENMSLAPDPTSPSMLADPEPARSRRATENRKPARRQEVAGGGSAASDGLPDRRGRVVEDAPAVGLDGLPVRRGEGAGGGSAVALDGLPVRRGRAVGDASACGATQLLPVTEGGEAALGVDPKVADREAAGRSGRKGGGLLLTGLGTAVGAGVLAMVAATGAGSPGPQTAPARSSPPSAAVTAPPATTPDDAAAPDETAPAGVAVLDEKAARKLIKKLEKENGGKTARGKFRGTANAQ is encoded by the coding sequence ATGGCACGATACGTCTTGAACGACCGGTATGAACTGCGGTCGATGCTGGGAAGCGGCGGAATGGCCGTGGTCTGGCAGGCAACCGACCGGTGGCTCGGGCGCATGGTCGCGGTCAAGGTTCTGCACGAGCGGGTGCTGGCCGACCCGACCGTCGCGGGCCGGTTCGAGCGGGAGGCCCGGATGGTGGCCGGACTCGCGCACCCGAACATCGTGGCGCTGCACGACGTCGGTGTCGACAGTGGCGTCCCCTACCTGGTGATGGAACTGGTGCCGGGCCGCAGTCTCGCCGCACTGCTGTCGACCGGCCCTCTCGACATCGCCGGAGCGGTCGGGATCGCGGCCCAGGTGTGCGCCGCACTCGAGGCGGCGTCCGAGGCCGGAATCGTGCACCGTGACATCAAACCGGCCAACATCCTGATCACCGGCGACGGCCGGGCCAAGGTCTGCGACTTCGGCATCGCCCGCGTGGCCGGGGCCACGCGCAGCGAACTGACCGGTTCGGCGCAGATGCTCGGAACGAGCACCTACATGGCACCCGAACAGGTCGCCGGCGGCGCGGTCGACGTCCGCACCGATCTGTACGGGCTCGGCTGCGTCCTGTACGCCATGCTGACCGGAAACCCGCCGTTCACCGGCGACAGCCCGATACGGATCGCCTGGGACCACGTCGAACGCGTCCCGCGTCCCGCCTCCACCCACCGTCCCGTGCCACACGAACTCGATCTCCTGTTGCAGGCCATGCTGGCGAAATACCCCGCCGACCGGCCATCGGACCCGGCAGCCGTGCGCGCCGCCCTGGAGAACATGAGCCTCGCCCCCGATCCCACATCGCCCAGCATGCTCGCGGATCCGGAGCCGGCCCGATCTCGCCGGGCGACCGAGAATCGGAAGCCCGCCCGCCGGCAGGAGGTAGCCGGGGGTGGATCCGCTGCGTCAGACGGGCTCCCTGACCGTCGTGGGCGAGTCGTTGAGGATGCGCCGGCTGTGGGGTTGGACGGGCTGCCTGTCCGTCGTGGGGAAGGAGCCGGGGGCGGATCCGCTGTGGCGTTGGACGGGCTCCCTGTCCGTCGTGGGCGAGCGGTTGGGGATGCTTCCGCTTGTGGGGCAACCCAGCTCCTTCCGGTGACCGAGGGCGGCGAGGCCGCTTTGGGCGTGGATCCGAAGGTGGCTGACCGCGAGGCGGCCGGCCGGTCCGGACGAAAGGGTGGTGGGCTTCTTCTCACCGGGCTCGGCACCGCCGTCGGCGCCGGGGTGCTCGCGATGGTCGCGGCCACCGGTGCCGGTAGCCCGGGGCCGCAGACGGCGCCCGCGCGAAGCAGCCCACCGAGCGCCGCTGTGACCGCGCCGCCCGCCACCACACCGGACGACGCGGCGGCGCCTGACGAGACCGCGCCGGCCGGGGTCGCCGTCCTCGACGAGAAGGCGGCCCGCAAACTCATCAAGAAGCTCGAGAAGGAGAACGGCGGCAAGACCGCGCGAGGAAAATTCCGAGGCACCGCGAACGCTCAATGA
- a CDS encoding SDR family NAD(P)-dependent oxidoreductase, whose translation MDLGLNGRTVIVTGATGGLGEPIARRFAAEGADVVVTYHDAADAAAKLAADLGGRAFRFELGDPASARDLVEGVLAWTGRVDVLVNNAVRWGSAEPDRTGGFENTPDDLWLRVLRDNIEGAVALTRLVTPHMRERGWGRLVHVSSSIASHGMAGGEFYGAAKAALSGFNRSAAFSLGRSGDILTNVVSPGLTRTRNNTHITDTLPEAYLDTIPLVRLLTAEEIAAPVVFLASAANTGITGQVIAVDGGV comes from the coding sequence ATGGATCTGGGACTGAACGGCCGAACCGTGATCGTCACCGGCGCGACGGGCGGGCTGGGTGAGCCGATCGCCCGCCGGTTCGCCGCCGAGGGCGCCGACGTGGTGGTCACCTATCACGATGCCGCCGACGCGGCCGCCAAACTCGCCGCCGACCTGGGCGGGCGCGCCTTCCGGTTCGAGCTGGGCGATCCAGCCTCGGCCCGTGACCTGGTCGAGGGCGTGCTGGCCTGGACCGGCCGGGTCGATGTGCTGGTCAACAACGCGGTCCGCTGGGGCTCCGCCGAGCCCGACCGCACCGGTGGGTTCGAGAACACGCCGGACGATCTGTGGCTGCGGGTGCTACGCGACAACATCGAGGGCGCTGTGGCACTGACCAGGCTCGTCACCCCCCACATGCGCGAGCGCGGTTGGGGTCGCCTCGTGCACGTGTCGTCGTCGATCGCCTCACACGGCATGGCCGGCGGCGAATTTTACGGGGCGGCGAAGGCAGCTCTCAGCGGCTTCAACCGATCGGCGGCGTTCTCCCTGGGCCGGTCCGGCGACATCCTGACGAATGTGGTGTCGCCCGGCCTCACCCGGACCCGCAACAACACGCACATCACCGACACGCTGCCAGAGGCCTACCTGGACACCATCCCATTGGTCAGGCTACTGACGGCCGAGGAGATCGCCGCCCCGGTGGTGTTCCTCGCCTCGGCCGCCAACACCGGCATCACCGGGCAGGTGATCGCCGTCGACGGTGGCGTCTGA